A single window of Methanothermobacter marburgensis str. Marburg DNA harbors:
- a CDS encoding putative ATP-dependent zinc protease: MDDSEIRKLLKFTLSEKRVIEELQIPPDAFIPLLFSIRYGGDWSLRKNSGRFMAVKEKVTRFDEDKMTGRTLEIVYLFLNPRVVREEGTVYRLEKCGSKNERELVKRPYRVVVDGDYILRAVLDPLDFKIKLKRLRKPLKFTGSGAYGVSHEMEHLEGRESRGTPFWEFEYEIEGD; encoded by the coding sequence ATCAGGAAACTCTTGAAGTTCACCCTCAGTGAAAAGAGGGTTATAGAGGAGCTTCAGATACCCCCTGATGCATTCATACCCCTCCTTTTTTCCATCAGGTATGGTGGTGACTGGAGCCTCAGGAAGAACTCCGGGCGTTTCATGGCTGTGAAGGAGAAGGTCACCCGCTTTGACGAGGATAAGATGACAGGGCGGACCCTGGAGATAGTTTACCTCTTCCTGAACCCCAGGGTGGTGAGGGAGGAGGGTACCGTTTACCGGCTCGAGAAGTGCGGCTCAAAAAACGAGAGGGAACTTGTGAAGAGACCCTACCGGGTCGTGGTGGATGGTGATTACATCCTCAGGGCGGTGCTTGATCCCCTTGATTTTAAGATTAAACTTAAGAGGCTCAGGAAGCCCCTCAAATTCACAGGATCAGGGGCCTATGGTGTTTCACATGAGATGGAGCACCTGGAGGGCAGGGAGTCCCGGGGAACCCCATTCTGGGAATTCGAATATGAAATAGAGGGCGATTAA